A single Lolium perenne isolate Kyuss_39 chromosome 6, Kyuss_2.0, whole genome shotgun sequence DNA region contains:
- the LOC127307701 gene encoding uncharacterized protein isoform X2 produces MASRVKEDEKNERVIRGLLKLPANKRCINCNNLGPQYVCTNFWTFVCTNCSGAHREFTHRVKSVSMAKFTAQEVTALQGGGNERAREIFFKDWDAQRNPYPDSSNTDKLRTFIKHVYVERRYTGERSSDRPPRGKDDKDEQSENRRSDGNRGGSRSPPYGESYSDRRSYSGRSDDRNSRHSYGERSPGYDQNDYKKSPRYFEGVDDRSGKTTPVQRFEDRRFSEPRKPETGSPNYEREANGSSPPVVRPVREILGDDAPQLRVGEPPKLNVARPIDPPKSNVAKPIDPPKPNGTRTIEPPPQAQRTTSIASSIGSSEGTSEQIKTASPVSLIDFGADPEPAASAPASQAGSTPQQQPVNAQPPPQPVFEQGKSAPSVSGGDWASFDAFGQQQTPQVGSTVNPLESVLAQLSFSETPSAPNTSAFPTSVDPRANDRGLSSMIEQSHSSLFGAPHGTSGNQAPTGMPIQGSSVPASMGGLTSQVPSSSQGTSGVQDGTSSGDSKSSGRKPLPADFFTSLYPSAAQTMPGWQRAPQSGMGFAMQYPAGMLQGMQAYPQTAYSQPTYQQPAYQQPAYQQPGYQQPAYQQPAYQQPAYQQPAYQQPAYSQPAKASNPFDLGNEAAPIQAHAQPLSGAPAGATPSTFLGNSSFGVPPQQPQQLYPSTAPQNHYMMQHVPSNMSEQLPNSMLPRQQGGPASLGIGYDQQAAPRYSQPSTPPSYGAVGGNPFG; encoded by the exons ATGGCGAGCCGGGTCAAGGAGGACGAGAAGAACGAGCGGGTCATACGCGGCCTGCTCAAGCTGCCCGCCAACAAGCGCTGCATCAACTGCAACAATCTG GGACCACAATATGTATGCACAAATTTCTGGACCTTTGTTTGCACCAATTGCAGTGGAGCACA CCGAGAGTTCACACACCGGGTGAAATCAGTTTCCATGGCCAAATTTACTGCTCAAGAAGTTACTGCTCTGCAAGGAGGAGGGAATGAG CGTGCAAGAGAAATATTTTTCAAGGATTGGGATGCTCAGCGCAATCCATATCCTGACAGCAG TAATACGGATAAATTGAGGACTTTCATCAAGCATGTTTACGTGGAACGGAGATATACTGGAGAAAGAAGCTCTGATAGACCACCGAGGGGAAAG GATGATAAGGATGAACAGAGTGAAAATAGAAGATCTGATGGAAATCGGGGTGGTTCAAGAAGTCCACCGTATGGTGAAAGTTACTCTGACCGTCGGAGTTATAGTGGACGTAGTGATGACAGAAATTCCAGACATTCCTATGGAGAACGTAGTCCTGGTTATGACCAGAATGACTATAAGAAGAGCCCCCGCTACTTTGAGGGTGTCGACGATAGATCTGGCAAAACAACTCCAGTTCAAAGGTTTGAGGACCGCAGGTTTTCTGAACCAAGAAAGCCAGAGACTGGCTCTCCAAATTATGAGAGAGAAGCCAATGGATCTAGTCCTCCTGTTGTACGGCCAGTGAGGGAGATATTGGGTGATGATGCTCCTCAACTTCGGGttggtgaacctcctaagctgaaTGTAGCCAGACCGATTGACCCTCCAAAATCGAATGTAGCCAAACCGATTGACCCTCCGAAACCAAATGGAACCAGGACCATTGAACCTCCACCTCAGGCACAG AGGACGACATCCATTGCCAGCAGTATTGGTTCTTCTGAAGGGACTTCAGAACAGATAAAGACAGCTAGTCCAGTCAGTTTAATTGATTTTGGGGCAGATCCTGAACCTGCTGCATCTGCCCCAGCATCGCAGGCAGGCTCTACACCACAACAGCAGCCTGTAAATGCACAGCCACCACCACAGCCTGTTTTTGAACAAGGCAAAAGTGCTCCATCAGTGAGCGGTGGTGATTGGGCATCTTTTGATGCTTTTGGCCAGCAACAAACACCACAAGTCGGCAGCACTGTAAATCCGCTCGAGTCTGTACTTGCACAACTATCATTCTCTGAAACACCCTCTGCGCCCAATACATCAGCTTTTCCAACTTCTGTCGATCCAAGAGCAAATGACAGAGGACTGTCATCcatgatagagcagtcacattctTCGTTATTTGGTGCACCCCATGGAACCTCAGGCAATCAG GCCCCAACAGGAATGCCCATCCAAGGATCTTCAGTTCCTGCCTCTATGGGTGGTCTTACATCTCAAGTGCCTTCAAGTTCTCAAGGAACCAGTGGTGTTCAAGACGGAACATCTTCTGGTGACAGCAAATCCAGTGGGAGGAAACCACTTCCAGCG GATTTCTTTACCTCGCTCTATCCATCAGCAGCTCAAACAATGCCTGGCTGGCAAAGAGCACCCCAATCTGGAATGGGATTTGCCATGCAGTACCCTGCTGGAATG ttacagggaatgcaagcataTCCTCAGACAGCATATTCTCAACCTACATATCAACAACCTGCATATCAGCAGCCTGCATATCAACAACCTGGATATCAGCAACCTGCTTATCAACAACCTGCATACCAACAACCTGCATACCAACAACCGGCGTATCAGCAACCAGCATATTCCCAGCCTGCAAAAGCTTCAAATCCTTTTGACCTCGGAAATGAGGCAGCTCCGATTCAAGCTCACGCG CAGCCCCTATCTGGAGCACCAGCAGGCGCTACTCCCTCAACATTTCTTGGTAACTCAAGTTTTGGAGTTCCACCACAGCAACCTCAGCAGCTGTATCCGTCAACTGCACCTCAAA ACCATTACATGATGCAGCATGTTCCAAGCAACATGTCTGAGCAGCTACCTAACAGCATGCTTCCAAG GCAACAAGGAGGGCCAGCCTCCCTTGGCATTGGATATGATCAACAAGCTGCTCCCAGGTACTCCCAGCCAAGCACCCCACCTTCCTATGGTGCTGTCGGTGGAAATCCTTTTGGGTAA
- the LOC127307701 gene encoding uncharacterized protein isoform X1: MASRVKEDEKNERVIRGLLKLPANKRCINCNNLGPQYVCTNFWTFVCTNCSGAHREFTHRVKSVSMAKFTAQEVTALQGGGNERAREIFFKDWDAQRNPYPDSSNTDKLRTFIKHVYVERRYTGERSSDRPPRGKDDKDEQSENRRSDGNRGGSRSPPYGESYSDRRSYSGRSDDRNSRHSYGERSPGYDQNDYKKSPRYFEGVDDRSGKTTPVQRFEDRRFSEPRKPETGSPNYEREANGSSPPVVRPVREILGDDAPQLRVGEPPKLNVARPIDPPKSNVAKPIDPPKPNGTRTIEPPPQAQRTTSIASSIGSSEGTSEQIKTASPVSLIDFGADPEPAASAPASQAGSTPQQQPVNAQPPPQPVFEQGKSAPSVSGGDWASFDAFGQQQTPQVGSTVNPLESVLAQLSFSETPSAPNTSAFPTSVDPRANDRGLSSMIEQSHSSLFGAPHGTSGNQAPTGMPIQGSSVPASMGGLTSQVPSSSQGTSGVQDGTSSGDSKSSGRKPLPADFFTSLYPSAAQTMPGWQRAPQSGMGFAMQYPAGMLQGMQAYPQTAYSQPTYQQPAYQQPAYQQPGYQQPAYQQPAYQQPAYQQPAYQQPAYSQPAKASNPFDLGNEAAPIQAHAPLSGAPAGATPSTFLGNSSFGVPPQQPQQLYPSTAPQNHYMMQHVPSNMSEQLPNSMLPRQQGGPASLGIGYDQQAAPRYSQPSTPPSYGAVGGNPFG, from the exons ATGGCGAGCCGGGTCAAGGAGGACGAGAAGAACGAGCGGGTCATACGCGGCCTGCTCAAGCTGCCCGCCAACAAGCGCTGCATCAACTGCAACAATCTG GGACCACAATATGTATGCACAAATTTCTGGACCTTTGTTTGCACCAATTGCAGTGGAGCACA CCGAGAGTTCACACACCGGGTGAAATCAGTTTCCATGGCCAAATTTACTGCTCAAGAAGTTACTGCTCTGCAAGGAGGAGGGAATGAG CGTGCAAGAGAAATATTTTTCAAGGATTGGGATGCTCAGCGCAATCCATATCCTGACAGCAG TAATACGGATAAATTGAGGACTTTCATCAAGCATGTTTACGTGGAACGGAGATATACTGGAGAAAGAAGCTCTGATAGACCACCGAGGGGAAAG GATGATAAGGATGAACAGAGTGAAAATAGAAGATCTGATGGAAATCGGGGTGGTTCAAGAAGTCCACCGTATGGTGAAAGTTACTCTGACCGTCGGAGTTATAGTGGACGTAGTGATGACAGAAATTCCAGACATTCCTATGGAGAACGTAGTCCTGGTTATGACCAGAATGACTATAAGAAGAGCCCCCGCTACTTTGAGGGTGTCGACGATAGATCTGGCAAAACAACTCCAGTTCAAAGGTTTGAGGACCGCAGGTTTTCTGAACCAAGAAAGCCAGAGACTGGCTCTCCAAATTATGAGAGAGAAGCCAATGGATCTAGTCCTCCTGTTGTACGGCCAGTGAGGGAGATATTGGGTGATGATGCTCCTCAACTTCGGGttggtgaacctcctaagctgaaTGTAGCCAGACCGATTGACCCTCCAAAATCGAATGTAGCCAAACCGATTGACCCTCCGAAACCAAATGGAACCAGGACCATTGAACCTCCACCTCAGGCACAG AGGACGACATCCATTGCCAGCAGTATTGGTTCTTCTGAAGGGACTTCAGAACAGATAAAGACAGCTAGTCCAGTCAGTTTAATTGATTTTGGGGCAGATCCTGAACCTGCTGCATCTGCCCCAGCATCGCAGGCAGGCTCTACACCACAACAGCAGCCTGTAAATGCACAGCCACCACCACAGCCTGTTTTTGAACAAGGCAAAAGTGCTCCATCAGTGAGCGGTGGTGATTGGGCATCTTTTGATGCTTTTGGCCAGCAACAAACACCACAAGTCGGCAGCACTGTAAATCCGCTCGAGTCTGTACTTGCACAACTATCATTCTCTGAAACACCCTCTGCGCCCAATACATCAGCTTTTCCAACTTCTGTCGATCCAAGAGCAAATGACAGAGGACTGTCATCcatgatagagcagtcacattctTCGTTATTTGGTGCACCCCATGGAACCTCAGGCAATCAG GCCCCAACAGGAATGCCCATCCAAGGATCTTCAGTTCCTGCCTCTATGGGTGGTCTTACATCTCAAGTGCCTTCAAGTTCTCAAGGAACCAGTGGTGTTCAAGACGGAACATCTTCTGGTGACAGCAAATCCAGTGGGAGGAAACCACTTCCAGCG GATTTCTTTACCTCGCTCTATCCATCAGCAGCTCAAACAATGCCTGGCTGGCAAAGAGCACCCCAATCTGGAATGGGATTTGCCATGCAGTACCCTGCTGGAATG ttacagggaatgcaagcataTCCTCAGACAGCATATTCTCAACCTACATATCAACAACCTGCATATCAGCAGCCTGCATATCAACAACCTGGATATCAGCAACCTGCTTATCAACAACCTGCATACCAACAACCTGCATACCAACAACCGGCGTATCAGCAACCAGCATATTCCCAGCCTGCAAAAGCTTCAAATCCTTTTGACCTCGGAAATGAGGCAGCTCCGATTCAAGCTCACGCG CCCCTATCTGGAGCACCAGCAGGCGCTACTCCCTCAACATTTCTTGGTAACTCAAGTTTTGGAGTTCCACCACAGCAACCTCAGCAGCTGTATCCGTCAACTGCACCTCAAA ACCATTACATGATGCAGCATGTTCCAAGCAACATGTCTGAGCAGCTACCTAACAGCATGCTTCCAAG GCAACAAGGAGGGCCAGCCTCCCTTGGCATTGGATATGATCAACAAGCTGCTCCCAGGTACTCCCAGCCAAGCACCCCACCTTCCTATGGTGCTGTCGGTGGAAATCCTTTTGGGTAA